The proteins below are encoded in one region of Hyalangium gracile:
- a CDS encoding NADH-quinone oxidoreductase subunit C, with protein MDRVSAHLPEAVAERYVDRAGGAWSVIHAQHLPKVVAYLKNDPELNFKLFVSIDAVDRLHLAENDPRFEVVYFLYSLTRHEHVRLKVRVTESNPEVPSLVPLFKGANWWERLTYDFYGIKFVGHPDLRRILLYDEFQGHPLRKDYALRDRQPLIPERPIKDIFRGPGTSGLS; from the coding sequence TTGGACAGGGTCTCCGCCCACCTCCCGGAGGCGGTCGCGGAGCGCTATGTCGACCGGGCTGGCGGCGCCTGGTCCGTCATCCATGCCCAGCACCTGCCGAAGGTGGTGGCGTATCTGAAGAACGACCCCGAGCTGAACTTCAAGCTCTTCGTCTCCATCGACGCGGTGGACCGGCTGCACCTGGCCGAGAACGATCCGCGCTTCGAGGTGGTCTACTTCCTCTACTCGCTCACGCGGCATGAGCACGTGCGCCTGAAGGTGCGCGTCACCGAGTCGAATCCCGAGGTGCCCTCGCTTGTTCCTCTCTTCAAGGGCGCCAACTGGTGGGAGCGCCTCACCTACGACTTCTACGGCATCAAGTTCGTAGGCCACCCGGATCTGCGCCGGATCCTCCTGTACGACGAGTTCCAGGGCCACCCGCTGCGCAAGGACTACGCCCTGCGCGACAGGCAGCCGCTGATCCCCGAGCGCCCCATCAAGGACATCTTCCGCGGCCCTGGCACCAGCGGCCTCTCCTGA
- a CDS encoding archease, with protein sequence METSPQSFESHPPEVQLPIEGADLPELFEEAGYALAEVLLGEAPWDVPLDGQEELLTLESADTHSLMVDWLNALLARWGSTGKVYAWFLVDELSERSLRARIRGFQPLMLEWPVKSATCHGLEIHEHEDGFRATLALTL encoded by the coding sequence ATGGAGACGAGCCCCCAGTCGTTCGAGTCTCACCCCCCCGAGGTCCAGCTCCCCATCGAAGGCGCCGATCTCCCCGAGCTGTTCGAGGAGGCCGGGTACGCCCTGGCGGAAGTGCTGCTGGGCGAGGCGCCGTGGGACGTGCCGCTCGACGGGCAGGAGGAGCTGCTCACCCTGGAGTCCGCGGACACCCACTCCCTCATGGTGGACTGGCTCAACGCGCTGCTGGCGCGATGGGGGTCCACGGGCAAGGTCTACGCCTGGTTCCTGGTGGATGAGCTGTCCGAGCGCAGCCTGCGCGCGCGCATCCGGGGCTTCCAGCCGCTGATGCTCGAGTGGCCGGTGAAGTCGGCCACGTGCCACGGGCTGGAGATCCACGAGCACGAGGACGGCTTCCGCGCCACCCTCGCGCTCACCCTGTGA